Proteins encoded in a region of the Paenibacillus pedocola genome:
- a CDS encoding DUF1328 domain-containing protein — translation MLKWSVILLVIALIAGIFGFFNIVGAAVGVAKVLFFIFLVLFIVSLFTGRRGRSM, via the coding sequence ATGTTGAAATGGTCAGTAATTCTGCTGGTAATCGCTTTGATCGCCGGTATATTCGGATTCTTTAATATCGTAGGAGCAGCAGTAGGGGTCGCCAAAGTATTGTTCTTCATCTTCCTCGTATTGTTTATCGTATCGCTCTTTACCGGACGCCGAGGAAGATCAATGTAA
- a CDS encoding cation diffusion facilitator family transporter, producing the protein MVSIAAYLVLSAFKLISGYLFGSSALLADGFNNLTDIVASIAVLVGLRISRKPPDSDHPYGHFRAETVAALLASFIMAMVGIQVIVEAVRSLFEGVKAIPQLWSAGVALVCAIAMMGVYIYNRRLAKQINNSALMAAAKDNFSDAMVSIGAAVGIVGAQFGLPWIDSAAAVAVGVLISKTAWDIFRDSTYRLTDGFDEAQLLDLRSTIARTPGVEGIKDIKARVHGNHVLVDVVVEVDASISVMEGHQISDSIEERMSSRHNIMNVQIHVEPKS; encoded by the coding sequence ATGGTCAGTATTGCCGCTTATCTGGTTCTGTCAGCGTTCAAGCTGATTAGCGGATACTTATTCGGGTCCAGTGCATTGCTTGCCGACGGTTTCAATAACCTGACGGATATCGTCGCATCAATTGCAGTTCTGGTCGGGCTGCGTATCTCGCGGAAGCCGCCTGATTCCGATCATCCATACGGACATTTCCGGGCGGAGACGGTAGCTGCGCTGCTGGCTTCCTTCATTATGGCAATGGTCGGCATTCAGGTTATCGTGGAAGCGGTGCGCTCCTTGTTCGAAGGGGTGAAAGCGATCCCGCAGCTTTGGTCTGCCGGAGTGGCCTTAGTGTGTGCCATCGCCATGATGGGGGTATATATTTATAACAGAAGGCTGGCTAAACAGATTAATAATAGTGCACTTATGGCCGCCGCCAAAGATAATTTCTCGGATGCTATGGTCAGTATCGGGGCGGCAGTGGGGATTGTTGGTGCACAGTTTGGTCTCCCGTGGATCGATTCTGCTGCCGCGGTGGCTGTAGGTGTGCTGATTTCCAAGACGGCCTGGGATATTTTCCGTGATTCCACTTACCGGTTGACCGATGGCTTCGATGAGGCTCAGCTGCTGGATTTGCGCAGTACGATTGCCCGAACGCCGGGGGTGGAAGGCATTAAGGATATCAAAGCCCGTGTTCATGGCAATCATGTGCTGGTCGATGTTGTGGTGGAAGTGGATGCCAGCATCAGCGTCATGGAGGGCCACCAGATCAGCGACTCGATCGAAGAGCGGATGAGCAGCCGGCATAATATCATGAATGTGCAGATTCATGTTGAACCTAAATCCTAA
- a CDS encoding MBL fold metallo-hydrolase, translating to MAKAKYNNIDNVSTDKTLKEFRQWREERRSKKKDYTYKVPNHPPRLSYLAENRLDTTITWIGHSTFFLQYEGMNIITDPIWARRLGFEKRIGEPGIPLNEVPPVDLILISHSHYDHLHIASIRKLYKAGTTIVVPAGLKRKMLRKGFPNCHELQWWEELTLGAVKLTFVPTQHWTRRTPFDTNSSHWGGYVLEPAEPQKHPEGEGDGQKRKLPPNLYFAGDSGFFPGFKEIGSRFKLHIALMPIGAYEPEWFMNSQHVNPEEAVQAFLDVGAELMIPMHFGTFRLADDTAREALDRMELAREAQGISPERIRTLGYGETLVVHPEDRYSGQ from the coding sequence ATGGCTAAAGCAAAATACAATAATATCGATAACGTCAGTACAGATAAAACGCTCAAGGAATTCCGCCAGTGGCGTGAAGAACGCCGGAGCAAGAAGAAGGACTATACCTATAAAGTGCCGAATCACCCGCCCAGGCTGTCTTATCTGGCTGAGAACCGGCTGGATACGACGATTACCTGGATCGGGCATTCGACTTTTTTTCTACAATATGAAGGTATGAATATTATTACAGACCCTATCTGGGCAAGGCGGCTTGGCTTTGAGAAAAGGATCGGAGAGCCGGGCATTCCGCTGAATGAGGTTCCGCCGGTTGATCTGATCCTTATTTCGCATTCCCATTATGATCATCTGCACATCGCCTCAATCCGTAAACTTTATAAGGCGGGAACCACGATTGTCGTACCGGCCGGGCTGAAACGGAAAATGCTCCGCAAGGGCTTTCCAAACTGCCATGAGCTGCAGTGGTGGGAGGAGCTGACGCTTGGAGCGGTGAAGCTGACGTTCGTGCCGACCCAGCACTGGACCCGGCGGACGCCGTTTGACACCAACAGCTCACACTGGGGAGGGTATGTGCTTGAACCGGCTGAACCCCAGAAGCACCCGGAAGGTGAAGGGGACGGGCAGAAGCGGAAGCTGCCGCCGAACCTCTATTTTGCGGGGGACAGCGGCTTCTTTCCGGGCTTCAAGGAGATCGGCAGCCGGTTTAAGCTGCATATTGCGCTGATGCCGATCGGGGCTTATGAGCCGGAATGGTTCATGAATTCGCAGCATGTGAATCCCGAAGAGGCCGTGCAGGCTTTTCTCGATGTGGGGGCGGAGCTGATGATCCCGATGCATTTTGGCACCTTCCGGCTGGCCGATGATACGGCGCGGGAAGCACTGGACCGGATGGAGCTGGCCCGGGAAGCCCAGGGAATCAGCCCAGAGCGGATACGTACGCTGGGTTACGGCGAAACGCTTGTAGTGCATCCGGAGGACCGCTATTCGGGGCAATAA
- a CDS encoding general stress protein, producing MSSISAQSYAKLLENGVQAIEEVNRLRSSGYTKDNIYVISHDQDRETRIVDAANINEVGLGEEGLFGAIANLFRSRGDALRFKITALGFSSAEATFYEKELDLGKVLVIAKKNPQ from the coding sequence ATGAGTTCAATCAGTGCACAGTCGTATGCCAAGCTTTTGGAAAACGGTGTTCAGGCGATAGAAGAGGTGAACCGGCTGCGCAGCAGCGGCTATACGAAGGATAACATTTATGTTATTAGTCACGATCAGGACCGTGAAACCCGTATTGTTGATGCGGCGAACATCAATGAGGTCGGCTTAGGCGAAGAAGGGTTATTTGGCGCGATTGCCAATCTCTTCCGTTCGCGCGGGGATGCTTTGCGTTTCAAAATTACAGCGTTAGGCTTTAGCAGCGCAGAGGCTACTTTTTACGAGAAAGAACTGGATTTGGGTAAGGTTCTTGTTATCGCCAAAAAAAACCCACAATAA
- a CDS encoding ABC-F family ATP-binding cassette domain-containing protein produces the protein MISTSGVTLRYGKRALFEDVNIKFTPGNCYGLIGANGAGKSTFLKILSGEIEANIGEVHITPGERLAILKQNHFEYDEYQVLETVIMGHTRLYEIMKEKDALYAKSDFTEADGLRAGELEGEFAELNGWDAEPDAAAMLIGLGIMREMHDKKMAELSGNEKVRVLLAQALFGRPNNLLLDEPTNHLDLESIGWLENFLMDYEGTVIVVSHDRHFLNKVCTHIADIDFGKIQMYVGNYDFWYESSQLAQTLQRDANKKKEDKIKELQAFIQRFSANASKSKQATSRKKQLEKITLDDIRPSNRKYPFLNFKPEREAGKQLLTISGLSKSVDGEKLLDELSIVVNKGDKIAFVGPYSQPKSLLFDIIMGEKEADAGEYTWGVTTTQAYFPKDNSKYFDGVDLNLVEWLRQYSKDQDETFLRGFLGRMLFAGEEALKKASVLSGGEKVRCMLAKMMLNGANVLVFDEPTNHLDLESITALNNGLIDFDGTILFTSHDHQFIQTIANRIIEITPTGIIDRSMSYDEYLENPEIKEMRQRMYPVEA, from the coding sequence ATGATTAGCACAAGCGGCGTAACACTCCGCTACGGAAAACGCGCACTATTTGAAGATGTAAACATAAAATTCACACCCGGCAACTGCTATGGCCTGATCGGGGCAAACGGCGCCGGCAAATCTACTTTCCTGAAAATTTTGTCCGGCGAGATTGAAGCGAACATCGGGGAGGTGCATATTACCCCCGGCGAGCGTCTGGCTATACTGAAGCAGAACCATTTCGAGTACGATGAATACCAGGTGCTGGAAACGGTAATTATGGGGCATACCCGCCTTTATGAAATTATGAAGGAGAAGGATGCGCTGTATGCCAAAAGTGACTTCACTGAAGCAGACGGATTGCGCGCCGGCGAGCTTGAAGGTGAATTCGCTGAGCTGAATGGCTGGGATGCTGAGCCTGATGCTGCGGCCATGCTGATTGGTCTTGGCATTATGCGTGAAATGCATGACAAAAAGATGGCCGAACTCAGCGGCAACGAAAAGGTACGTGTGCTGCTTGCCCAGGCCCTGTTCGGACGTCCGAACAACCTGCTGCTCGATGAGCCTACCAACCATTTGGATCTTGAATCGATCGGCTGGCTGGAGAATTTCCTCATGGACTACGAAGGCACCGTTATCGTTGTATCCCATGACCGGCACTTTTTGAACAAGGTCTGCACACATATTGCAGACATCGACTTCGGCAAAATTCAGATGTACGTCGGCAACTACGACTTCTGGTATGAGTCCAGCCAGCTGGCCCAGACGCTGCAGCGTGATGCCAACAAGAAGAAGGAAGACAAGATCAAGGAGCTGCAGGCGTTCATCCAGCGGTTCTCGGCGAATGCTTCCAAGTCGAAGCAAGCGACTTCACGTAAGAAGCAGCTCGAGAAAATTACGCTGGACGATATCCGTCCTTCCAACCGTAAATACCCGTTCCTTAACTTCAAGCCTGAACGCGAAGCCGGCAAACAGCTGCTTACAATCAGCGGCCTGAGCAAATCGGTTGACGGCGAGAAGCTGCTGGACGAACTCAGCATTGTGGTGAATAAAGGCGACAAGATTGCTTTTGTAGGCCCGTATTCACAGCCTAAATCGCTGCTGTTTGATATCATCATGGGAGAGAAGGAAGCGGATGCCGGCGAATACACATGGGGAGTTACCACCACCCAGGCGTATTTCCCGAAAGACAATTCCAAATATTTCGATGGGGTTGACTTGAACCTGGTCGAATGGCTGCGCCAATACTCCAAGGATCAGGACGAGACGTTCCTGCGCGGCTTCCTGGGCCGGATGCTGTTTGCCGGTGAAGAAGCGCTGAAGAAGGCAAGCGTCCTCTCCGGGGGAGAAAAGGTCCGCTGCATGCTGGCCAAAATGATGCTGAACGGCGCGAATGTACTGGTGTTCGATGAGCCTACCAACCACTTGGATCTGGAATCCATCACAGCACTCAACAACGGACTGATTGATTTTGACGGAACAATCCTGTTCACTTCTCATGACCATCAGTTTATTCAGACCATCGCCAACCGTATTATTGAAATTACTCCGACTGGCATCATCGACCGCTCCATGAGCTATGATGAATACCTGGAGAATCCGGAAATTAAGGAAATGCGCCAGCGCATGTACCCTGTTGAAGCTTAA
- a CDS encoding C40 family peptidase yields the protein MIRSHKQLAASVLISASLAISWGVFSPQQAFAASSPSVAASTTLTGVIQSSVRLRTSPSTSGSVLKYLSEGDQVVILEQTNSYWYKVRTADGDVGYTSSGDQYINVISAPAPAPVQTAVILSTVRLRETPSTSGKVLGYLYKEDPVVILEETNSYWYRVQTTHGTIGYTSSSDQFIKLDGAAPTPTPAPTPVPTPVPTPVPTPVPTPTPVPAQPAVIEKVIAAGMGYLGTPYEYGSSRTNTSTFDCSDFIRQIFMDAADLKLPADSRQQGTWVQENSTTVTDISGLKRGDLMFFMDYQGSSAAAYAGIDKSTARISHVAMYLGDGKILHTYSVSSGGVRVDNLSASWMNRFLYGGPVIR from the coding sequence ATGATCAGATCACATAAGCAGCTGGCAGCATCGGTATTGATCTCGGCATCACTGGCAATATCTTGGGGAGTGTTCAGTCCGCAGCAGGCGTTCGCGGCTTCGAGTCCGTCTGTCGCGGCATCAACTACATTAACAGGTGTTATTCAATCTTCGGTCCGTCTGCGTACAAGCCCTTCCACAAGCGGAAGTGTGCTGAAATATTTAAGTGAAGGCGACCAAGTTGTTATACTTGAACAGACAAACAGCTATTGGTATAAAGTGAGAACGGCGGATGGCGATGTGGGGTATACGAGTTCTGGAGATCAGTATATTAATGTGATTTCGGCTCCGGCCCCGGCGCCTGTGCAGACGGCAGTAATCCTGTCGACGGTGAGGCTTCGTGAAACTCCGTCAACCAGCGGAAAAGTGCTGGGCTATCTGTACAAAGAGGATCCGGTGGTTATACTCGAAGAAACAAACAGCTACTGGTATAGAGTGCAGACTACCCACGGTACAATCGGATACACCAGCTCTTCAGATCAGTTTATCAAGCTGGATGGAGCAGCACCAACACCAACACCGGCACCAACACCAGTACCAACACCAGTACCAACACCAGTACCAACACCAGTACCAACACCGACCCCAGTTCCGGCCCAACCGGCGGTCATTGAAAAAGTCATCGCTGCGGGCATGGGCTATCTGGGGACTCCGTATGAGTACGGCTCCAGCAGAACCAACACCAGTACCTTTGACTGCTCTGATTTCATCCGGCAGATCTTTATGGATGCAGCGGATTTGAAGCTGCCTGCCGATTCCCGGCAGCAAGGAACCTGGGTGCAGGAGAACAGTACTACGGTTACTGATATTTCCGGCCTGAAACGCGGGGATCTGATGTTCTTTATGGATTACCAGGGCAGCTCGGCTGCTGCTTATGCAGGCATCGATAAATCTACTGCGAGAATTTCGCATGTAGCGATGTATCTCGGAGACGGAAAGATTCTGCATACGTATTCCGTATCTTCGGGCGGGGTAAGAGTGGATAACTTAAGCGCTTCTTGGATGAACCGTTTCCTTTACGGAGGCCCGGTCATCCGCTGA
- a CDS encoding fused response regulator/phosphatase, with product MKILIVDDNPTNVIIIREILKKEDYRNFITASSAKEMLKLLGIGAEGENGRQRASDIDLILLDMMMPEMDGIEACRVVQQYDHLKDIPIIMVTAVGDSKKLAEALDAGAVDYVTKPINKVELMARIRLALRLKREKDWHKERDQRIQDELKLAALVQNAVLSLPVMDETFEVHAIYQPSFELAGDLYAWYPLGDGRYAVILLDMMGHGISSSLFCMFLASVLKDTVTTYVEPEKVIQELNRRFNQLYIEKQLVQYYFTAIYLVIDTRMKRIDYVNAGHPPALFFEGEAKQPVLLESNCHPVGLFDRIDILPQSLSFEEEGHLVLYTDGLLEMAEGEQEDQLRFMTEHLNGGHEWREEAMRDVFFVDDSNQERDDDKCLVWISLKEGTDKE from the coding sequence TTGAAAATATTAATCGTAGATGACAATCCGACTAACGTAATTATTATCCGTGAAATTCTGAAAAAAGAAGATTACCGGAATTTTATAACGGCTTCGTCCGCTAAAGAGATGCTAAAACTTCTGGGGATCGGTGCCGAAGGTGAGAACGGGCGCCAGCGTGCTTCAGACATTGACCTGATTTTACTGGATATGATGATGCCGGAGATGGACGGGATCGAGGCTTGCCGGGTAGTCCAGCAGTACGATCATTTAAAGGACATTCCGATTATTATGGTTACCGCTGTGGGGGACTCCAAGAAATTGGCGGAAGCTCTTGATGCAGGTGCTGTTGATTATGTTACGAAACCGATAAACAAGGTTGAACTGATGGCACGTATCCGGCTTGCGCTCCGTTTGAAGCGGGAGAAGGATTGGCATAAGGAACGGGACCAGCGGATACAGGATGAGCTGAAGCTGGCCGCGCTTGTTCAGAATGCGGTGCTCAGTCTGCCGGTTATGGACGAGACCTTTGAGGTTCATGCGATTTACCAGCCTTCTTTTGAACTGGCGGGTGACTTATATGCCTGGTATCCGCTTGGAGACGGCAGATACGCCGTGATTCTGCTCGATATGATGGGACACGGGATCTCCTCGTCGCTTTTCTGTATGTTCCTGGCCTCGGTGCTCAAAGATACAGTAACTACGTATGTGGAACCGGAAAAGGTGATCCAGGAGTTGAACCGCCGCTTCAACCAGCTGTATATCGAGAAGCAGCTGGTCCAGTATTATTTTACGGCGATTTATCTTGTTATTGATACCCGCATGAAGCGCATTGATTATGTGAACGCCGGCCATCCTCCTGCGCTGTTCTTTGAAGGAGAAGCTAAGCAGCCTGTTCTCTTGGAGAGCAATTGCCACCCTGTCGGTTTGTTTGACCGCATTGACATTCTGCCCCAGAGCCTCAGCTTTGAAGAGGAAGGGCATTTGGTGCTGTATACCGACGGGCTGCTGGAAATGGCCGAAGGGGAGCAGGAAGATCAGCTGAGGTTTATGACGGAGCATTTGAACGGAGGGCATGAGTGGCGGGAGGAAGCTATGCGCGATGTTTTCTTCGTAGATGACTCTAACCAGGAGCGCGATGATGACAAATGCCTGGTATGGATCTCGCTTAAGGAAGGAACGGATAAAGAATGA
- a CDS encoding DUF948 domain-containing protein has protein sequence MIIDLSVALVAVAFAVLVFFLIKTLKSAKESLDKVSQTLQEVQKTVDELTYEIKTTVRHANDITADVQGKIQKIDPIMDTVKNLGDVMNELTLTVKQVSVTVIEKYRKSRELKAKAGAVSIEEKPLTPAEERTVNSYDAAYAKKTPGKIAMALKGVDTAAAIWQKFRH, from the coding sequence ATGATAATTGATCTTAGCGTAGCGCTAGTTGCTGTCGCATTCGCCGTACTCGTCTTCTTTTTAATCAAAACCTTAAAATCAGCAAAGGAATCCCTCGACAAAGTCAGCCAGACTCTGCAGGAAGTGCAAAAGACTGTAGATGAGCTTACCTATGAGATTAAAACGACTGTCCGGCATGCTAATGACATTACTGCAGATGTTCAAGGCAAAATTCAGAAGATTGATCCGATTATGGATACTGTGAAAAATCTTGGGGATGTCATGAATGAGCTGACGTTAACGGTCAAGCAGGTGTCGGTAACTGTGATTGAGAAATACCGCAAATCCCGTGAGCTGAAGGCAAAGGCCGGAGCAGTCTCTATAGAAGAAAAGCCGCTGACCCCGGCTGAAGAACGCACAGTGAACTCCTATGATGCCGCATACGCCAAAAAAACTCCGGGGAAAATAGCAATGGCGCTTAAAGGCGTGGATACGGCAGCAGCGATCTGGCAGAAATTTCGCCATTAA